A section of the Mesorhizobium loti genome encodes:
- a CDS encoding helix-turn-helix domain-containing protein — MTEGMEAVLAQTTGFFQERPADRRLGAVFASVWVHRMQDQDAPPVVITPDATIDLQWIDGRFRVAGPDREPQIEILPSGATIVGFRFRPGAAAAWLGVPANRIVGERLDLGDFWGTRARHLACHVRATPDLAELAGQLEKAIGEYTQEHRAPDVVMGNAFDVIDRGLPAGKPLVPFLLRSLHMSERSLRRRFEESFGYGPKTLDRILRFHRFRRLRRTFSNDSTAVLAVEAGYADQAHLIRESRRLSGITPSALAATRA, encoded by the coding sequence ATGACTGAAGGGATGGAAGCGGTACTGGCGCAGACCACCGGTTTTTTCCAGGAACGCCCGGCAGACAGGCGGCTGGGTGCCGTCTTCGCGTCCGTCTGGGTCCACCGCATGCAGGACCAGGACGCCCCACCTGTCGTGATAACGCCGGATGCGACGATCGACCTGCAGTGGATCGATGGCCGGTTCCGGGTCGCGGGGCCGGACCGGGAGCCGCAGATCGAGATATTGCCGTCAGGAGCAACGATTGTCGGATTCAGATTCCGGCCGGGGGCGGCCGCCGCGTGGCTGGGCGTGCCGGCCAACCGGATCGTTGGAGAACGCCTCGATCTCGGTGACTTCTGGGGCACCAGGGCGCGCCATCTGGCATGCCATGTGCGGGCCACGCCCGATCTTGCCGAGTTGGCGGGACAATTGGAGAAGGCAATCGGGGAATACACGCAAGAACACCGTGCGCCCGATGTGGTCATGGGCAATGCATTCGACGTCATCGACCGGGGGCTGCCGGCCGGCAAGCCGCTGGTGCCGTTCCTGCTGCGCAGCTTGCATATGAGCGAGCGGTCGCTGCGTCGCCGTTTCGAGGAAAGTTTCGGCTATGGCCCCAAGACGCTCGACCGCATCCTTCGCTTCCATCGATTCCGGCGTCTGCGGCGGACATTCAGCAATGACTCGACCGCCGTACTGGCGGTCGAGGCCGGCTATGCGGATCAGGCCCATTTGATACGTGAAAGCAGGCGGCTGTCCGGCATCACGCCTTCGGCACTGGCCGCCACCCGAGCATAG
- a CDS encoding SDR family oxidoreductase, protein MSKATAALVTGGAKRIGRAIVEDLAGHGFAVAIHANRSRGEADALAAGINQSGGRAAVVSADLTDMDAVSDLVGQAEVALGPISLLVNNASLFVDDSVDDFDWQAWDRHFAIHVKTPALLAQNFARALPKGQEGLIVNIIDQRVWRPTPRYFSYALSKSALWTQTQMLAQALGPKIRVNAIGPGPTLKNMRQDDSDFDAQVAGLILKRGPELPEFGATIRYLWDARSVTGQMIALDGGQHLAWQTPDVTGMAE, encoded by the coding sequence ATGAGCAAAGCCACCGCGGCGCTGGTGACCGGCGGGGCGAAACGGATCGGAAGGGCGATCGTTGAGGACCTCGCCGGCCATGGTTTTGCAGTCGCCATCCACGCCAATCGCTCGCGCGGTGAGGCTGACGCCTTGGCCGCGGGGATTAACCAGTCCGGCGGCCGCGCGGCGGTGGTGAGCGCCGACCTGACCGATATGGATGCCGTCAGCGACCTCGTCGGCCAGGCGGAAGTCGCGCTGGGGCCCATCTCACTTCTGGTCAACAACGCTTCGCTCTTTGTCGATGATTCCGTTGACGATTTCGACTGGCAGGCCTGGGACCGCCACTTTGCCATTCATGTGAAGACGCCGGCGCTGTTGGCGCAGAATTTCGCCCGCGCCTTGCCGAAAGGGCAGGAGGGGCTGATCGTCAACATCATCGACCAACGCGTCTGGCGGCCGACGCCGCGCTATTTTTCCTATGCGCTGTCCAAATCCGCCCTGTGGACGCAAACGCAGATGTTGGCGCAGGCGCTGGGCCCAAAGATTCGTGTCAACGCGATCGGTCCGGGGCCGACGTTGAAGAACATGCGCCAGGATGATTCCGATTTTGACGCGCAGGTCGCCGGCCTGATCCTGAAGCGCGGCCCGGAATTGCCTGAATTCGGCGCCACCATCCGCTATCTCTGGGATGCGCGCTCGGTCACCGGCCAGATGATCGCGCTTGATGGCGGCCAGCATCTTGCGTGGCAGACGCCCGATGTGACAGGCATGGCGGAATGA
- a CDS encoding glutathione S-transferase, translating to MPKLLYASTSPYSSKVRMAAAYAGIVIDLVPVKTEDRPAELIGANPLGKIPVLVLDDGRSIHDSRAITQHLNRISKNALFPRNPDKRLEAEVLEALADGICDCALSMVYERRTRPDEMVYQPWLDRQWAKITAALDLLNANPPKLPKKITAGQMALRACLGYLSLRFAGKWEKGRGRLTRWAARFDEKFPELKSAIPG from the coding sequence ATGCCGAAGCTGCTCTACGCATCCACCTCTCCCTACAGCTCCAAGGTCAGGATGGCTGCGGCCTATGCCGGGATCGTGATCGATCTGGTGCCGGTCAAGACCGAGGACCGACCGGCCGAACTGATCGGTGCCAATCCGCTCGGCAAGATCCCGGTACTGGTGCTCGATGACGGCCGTTCGATTCACGACAGCCGCGCCATTACCCAGCACCTCAACCGGATTTCGAAGAACGCGTTGTTTCCGCGCAATCCCGACAAGCGGCTGGAAGCGGAAGTGCTGGAGGCGCTGGCCGACGGCATTTGTGATTGCGCGCTGTCGATGGTCTACGAGCGCCGCACGCGGCCAGACGAGATGGTCTACCAGCCCTGGCTCGACCGCCAGTGGGCGAAGATCACGGCAGCACTCGACCTGCTCAACGCCAATCCGCCGAAACTGCCGAAGAAGATCACCGCAGGCCAGATGGCATTGCGGGCTTGCCTCGGTTACCTCTCACTGCGCTTTGCCGGCAAATGGGAAAAGGGCCGCGGCCGGTTGACCCGCTGGGCGGCGCGTTTCGACGAGAAATTCCCGGAGTTGAAGTCCGCGATCCCGGGGTGA
- a CDS encoding TetR/AcrR family transcriptional regulator, translating to MDSSIKKAGTRGRLSREMIEDAAFEVIEKEGLAGFSMRKLAAALGCEAMSIYHHFPSVAHLHEALVDRLIGALEMPDASLPWRQRMRIAIEDFRRIGRDHPAYAAFFVTYRMNSPICLAWLDGIIGLFKDAGFDTELSARLFRAVGYYLMGAVLDENAGYARGPSAVNTVSNEQLARDFPNVTAAGRFFGTAEFDKTFELGLDMLLDEMERLRDGAGTGKLPGEA from the coding sequence ATGGACTCATCGATAAAAAAAGCTGGAACACGTGGCCGCCTGTCGCGCGAGATGATCGAGGACGCGGCCTTCGAGGTGATCGAGAAGGAGGGGCTCGCCGGCTTTTCCATGCGCAAGCTGGCGGCGGCACTCGGTTGCGAGGCGATGAGCATTTACCACCACTTTCCTTCGGTGGCGCATTTGCACGAAGCGCTCGTCGACCGGTTGATCGGTGCGCTTGAGATGCCCGACGCCAGCCTCCCATGGCGGCAAAGGATGCGCATCGCCATCGAGGATTTTCGTCGCATCGGCCGAGACCATCCCGCCTATGCCGCCTTCTTCGTCACCTACCGTATGAACTCGCCCATTTGCCTTGCCTGGCTGGACGGCATTATCGGCCTGTTCAAGGATGCCGGCTTTGACACCGAACTCAGCGCGCGGCTGTTTCGCGCCGTCGGCTATTACTTGATGGGCGCGGTGCTGGACGAGAACGCGGGCTACGCCAGGGGCCCGTCGGCTGTGAACACGGTCAGCAACGAGCAACTGGCCCGGGATTTTCCCAATGTCACGGCGGCCGGGCGCTTTTTCGGCACCGCCGAATTCGACAAGACATTCGAGCTCGGCCTCGACATGCTGCTGGACGAAATGGAACGCCTGCGTGACGGTGCCGGTACTGGCAAGTTGCCCGGCGAGGCATGA
- a CDS encoding leucyl aminopeptidase — protein MNPRPSIAFAKFAAPQTAAGRKGTVFVLSADDGSLSDAASAYDPGKTLERAFPVAEFTGKFAGVVEVLAPQATSLDRLVAIGAGKASGLDEYAWLKLGGTIAASLRKATDVAVVIDLAGASPDGKDAANLAAGLLLRGYSFDKYKTRKDKDDAKADPKKSVKITIHTADPAGARKAFADAEAVVDGVLLARDLVNEPANILGPVEFAARAKELEALGVKVEILTEKEMKKLGMGSLLGVAQGSPRGARMAIMQWNGGKAKDSPIAFVGKGVTFDTGGNSMKPASGMEDMKGDMGGAAAVAGLMHALAARKAKANVVGIIGLVENAVDGHAQRPGDIVTSMSGQTIEVLNTDAEGRLVLADALWYCNDRFQPKFMVNLATLTGAIMVALGLHYAGLFSNNDELAERLAGAGQATQERLWRMPLGVEYDKLIDSKNADMKNIGGRYGGAIIAAQFLQRFVKDTPWAHLDIAGTAMGAPSSEINQSWGSGFGVRLLDRLVRDHYES, from the coding sequence ATGAATCCGAGACCGTCGATCGCCTTTGCAAAATTTGCCGCGCCCCAGACGGCGGCGGGCAGGAAGGGCACGGTCTTCGTGCTGTCGGCGGATGACGGCAGCCTGAGCGACGCCGCCTCGGCGTACGATCCCGGCAAGACGCTGGAACGGGCTTTCCCGGTGGCCGAGTTCACGGGCAAGTTCGCCGGCGTCGTCGAGGTTCTGGCGCCGCAGGCAACGTCGCTCGACAGGCTGGTCGCGATCGGCGCCGGCAAGGCGTCGGGGCTCGACGAATATGCCTGGCTGAAACTGGGCGGCACCATTGCAGCCTCGTTGCGCAAGGCAACCGACGTTGCCGTCGTGATCGACCTTGCCGGCGCCTCGCCTGACGGCAAGGACGCGGCCAACCTTGCGGCTGGTCTCCTCCTGCGCGGCTATTCCTTCGACAAGTACAAGACCAGGAAGGACAAGGATGACGCAAAGGCCGATCCGAAGAAGTCGGTCAAGATAACCATCCACACTGCTGACCCGGCAGGCGCCAGGAAGGCTTTCGCGGATGCCGAGGCGGTGGTCGACGGCGTGCTTCTGGCGCGCGACCTTGTCAACGAACCGGCAAATATTCTGGGACCGGTCGAGTTCGCTGCCCGGGCCAAGGAGCTCGAGGCGCTCGGCGTCAAGGTCGAGATCCTGACCGAGAAGGAGATGAAGAAGCTCGGCATGGGCTCGCTGCTCGGCGTTGCGCAAGGCTCGCCGCGCGGCGCGCGCATGGCGATCATGCAGTGGAACGGCGGCAAAGCCAAGGACAGCCCGATCGCCTTCGTCGGCAAGGGTGTCACCTTCGACACCGGCGGCAATTCGATGAAGCCGGCGTCGGGCATGGAGGACATGAAGGGCGACATGGGCGGCGCTGCCGCGGTAGCCGGGCTCATGCACGCGCTGGCCGCTCGCAAGGCGAAAGCCAATGTCGTCGGCATCATCGGTCTTGTCGAGAACGCCGTCGACGGCCATGCCCAGCGCCCTGGCGACATTGTCACCTCCATGTCGGGCCAGACCATCGAGGTGCTCAACACCGACGCCGAGGGGCGTCTCGTGCTGGCCGATGCGCTGTGGTACTGCAACGACCGCTTCCAGCCGAAATTCATGGTCAATCTGGCTACGCTGACCGGCGCCATCATGGTCGCGCTCGGCCTGCATTATGCCGGCCTGTTTTCCAACAATGACGAATTGGCGGAGAGGCTGGCGGGGGCGGGGCAGGCGACTCAGGAGCGGCTGTGGCGCATGCCGCTCGGGGTCGAATACGACAAGCTGATCGATTCCAAGAACGCCGACATGAAAAACATCGGCGGCCGCTATGGCGGCGCCATCATCGCCGCGCAGTTCCTGCAGCGCTTCGTCAAGGATACGCCCTGGGCGCATCTCGACATTGCCGGCACCGCCATGGGCGCGCCATCGAGCGAGATCAACCAGTCCTGGGGTTCAGGCTTCGGCGTGCGCCTGCTCGACCGGCTGGTGCGCGATCATTACGAAAGCTGA
- a CDS encoding outer membrane protein yields the protein MQANLKFARPLAVALGLFALGGTAYAADVVQEEPPAPAPVAELPVASWAGPYAGINLGYGFSGRTKEKDLGFETDTKGFVGSVFGGYQWQQENFVYGGEAELGYNGVKGDDNGIHSKGGFEGSLRARLGYAVTPEILLYGTGGLAGKSLKVDDSDIPASDRATMLGWTAGVGTDIKLTDNVFGRVEYRYTDFGSKSFDGIGKVKATDNRVTFGVGMKF from the coding sequence ATGCAAGCCAATCTCAAATTCGCACGGCCGCTGGCCGTCGCGCTCGGGCTCTTCGCCCTCGGTGGAACCGCTTATGCCGCGGACGTCGTTCAGGAAGAGCCGCCGGCACCCGCTCCGGTTGCCGAACTGCCCGTCGCATCCTGGGCCGGCCCCTATGCCGGTATCAACCTCGGCTATGGCTTTTCCGGCCGTACCAAGGAAAAGGATCTCGGCTTCGAAACCGATACCAAGGGTTTTGTGGGCAGCGTCTTCGGCGGCTATCAGTGGCAGCAGGAGAACTTCGTGTACGGCGGTGAAGCCGAACTCGGCTACAACGGCGTCAAGGGTGACGACAACGGCATCCACTCCAAGGGTGGCTTCGAAGGTTCGCTGCGTGCCCGTCTCGGTTACGCCGTGACCCCGGAAATCCTGCTCTATGGCACCGGCGGTCTCGCTGGCAAAAGCCTGAAGGTTGATGACTCCGACATTCCGGCCAGCGACCGCGCTACGATGCTCGGCTGGACCGCCGGCGTCGGCACCGACATCAAGCTGACCGACAATGTGTTCGGCCGTGTCGAGTATCGCTACACCGACTTCGGCTCGAAGAGCTTCGACGGTATCGGTAAGGTCAAGGCCACCGACAACCGCGTCACCTTCGGCGTCGGTATGAAGTTCTAA
- a CDS encoding DNA polymerase III subunit chi, translating to MADVLFYHLTESTLEDALPGLLERSVDRGWRAVVQTGTEERRDALDQHLWTFRDDSFLAHATDREAYPGEQPILLTTGDGNPNEARIRFLVDGAAPPDLAGYERAVFLFDGHDAGQVEAARAHWKTMKDAGHAVTYWQQTSDRRWERKA from the coding sequence ATGGCCGACGTGCTGTTCTACCATCTGACCGAATCGACGCTGGAGGATGCGCTGCCGGGTCTGCTGGAGCGCAGCGTCGATCGTGGCTGGCGCGCCGTGGTGCAGACCGGCACCGAGGAACGGCGCGACGCGCTCGACCAGCATCTGTGGACCTTCCGCGATGATTCGTTCCTGGCGCACGCGACCGATCGCGAGGCTTATCCCGGGGAGCAGCCTATCCTGTTGACCACCGGCGACGGCAATCCCAATGAAGCCAGGATAAGGTTCCTGGTCGACGGCGCGGCGCCGCCCGATCTTGCCGGCTACGAGCGCGCCGTGTTCCTGTTCGACGGCCATGACGCCGGCCAGGTCGAGGCGGCCCGCGCGCATTGGAAGACGATGAAGGACGCGGGCCATGCCGTGACCTACTGGCAGCAGACATCAGACCGCCGCTGGGAGCGCAAGGCCTAG
- a CDS encoding VOC family protein, whose protein sequence is MKARISVVTLGVDNLEASLEFYRDGLGLPTEGIIGREFEHGAVAFFDLQGGLKFAIFERPNIARDAGIGQTGRSPTEFTIGHNVTSEAEVDAVMAQAVRAGARLVKPAQTTFWGGYAGYFQDPDDHLWEVVFNPAFLPED, encoded by the coding sequence ATGAAAGCTCGCATCAGTGTCGTCACCCTTGGTGTAGACAATCTGGAGGCGTCGCTCGAATTCTATCGAGACGGACTTGGGCTTCCGACCGAGGGCATCATCGGCAGGGAGTTCGAGCATGGCGCCGTGGCCTTCTTCGATCTGCAGGGCGGCTTGAAGTTCGCGATCTTCGAACGTCCCAACATCGCCCGAGACGCCGGCATCGGCCAGACCGGCCGCAGCCCGACCGAGTTCACCATCGGTCACAATGTCACGAGCGAGGCCGAGGTTGATGCCGTGATGGCGCAGGCCGTCAGGGCAGGCGCGCGTCTCGTCAAGCCGGCCCAGACTACGTTCTGGGGCGGCTATGCCGGTTATTTCCAGGATCCGGATGACCATCTCTGGGAAGTCGTCTTCAACCCCGCCTTTCTTCCGGAAGACTGA
- the lptF gene encoding LPS export ABC transporter permease LptF, whose amino-acid sequence MKVVERYIMRRAFVVFLAALVWTLAIVWTTQVLAKIDLVTDSGQSSLTFFEVAALILPSIIPIVVPFALVVAVAQTLSVMNSDSELAVVNAAGASRWTIVRPIMLLALAASVFSFAVDNGIDPYARQKNRALVAQSRADLLSLIIQEGTFRKIEDGLFLQIGERLPDNRLGGIFVADSREEGVNLVYYAKTGSIVERGGEKVLMMNDGVIHRKTLTGDLSVIRFTSYAFDMSAFMAAASEVTLLPKDQTTQYLLNPSPNDKNFQQRPQEYRAEIDQRFSEWTYSMVFALIALAVAGDARSHREARVNPLITAIAISLFVRWLGFFAASKADEIPQYAYMVYGVPIVASAVAIWFIVSNRTMELPVAWADWMTNLASRFGDGWNALKLRWSRRGTSGQGVG is encoded by the coding sequence ATGAAGGTCGTTGAACGCTACATCATGCGCCGCGCTTTCGTGGTCTTCCTGGCAGCGCTGGTCTGGACGCTGGCCATCGTGTGGACCACGCAGGTGCTGGCCAAGATCGACCTTGTCACCGACAGTGGCCAGTCGTCGCTGACCTTCTTCGAGGTCGCCGCCCTCATTCTTCCCTCGATCATACCGATCGTCGTGCCTTTCGCGCTGGTGGTAGCGGTTGCCCAGACACTCAGTGTCATGAATTCGGATTCCGAACTCGCTGTCGTCAACGCGGCAGGCGCCTCGCGCTGGACGATCGTGCGGCCAATCATGCTTCTCGCGCTTGCGGCCAGCGTTTTTTCCTTTGCCGTCGACAATGGCATCGACCCCTATGCAAGGCAGAAGAACCGCGCCCTGGTGGCGCAATCGCGCGCCGACCTGTTGTCGCTGATCATCCAGGAAGGCACCTTCCGCAAGATCGAGGACGGCCTGTTCCTGCAGATTGGCGAGCGGCTTCCGGACAATCGGCTGGGCGGCATCTTCGTCGCCGATTCGCGTGAGGAAGGCGTCAATCTCGTCTATTATGCCAAGACGGGCAGCATCGTCGAACGCGGCGGCGAGAAGGTGCTGATGATGAATGACGGCGTCATCCACCGCAAAACGCTGACCGGCGACCTCAGCGTCATTCGGTTCACCTCCTATGCCTTCGACATGTCGGCGTTCATGGCGGCGGCCTCCGAGGTGACGCTGCTGCCGAAGGACCAGACAACCCAGTACCTGCTCAATCCAAGCCCCAACGACAAGAATTTCCAGCAGAGACCGCAGGAATACAGGGCCGAGATCGACCAGCGATTTTCGGAATGGACCTATTCCATGGTGTTCGCGCTGATCGCGCTCGCGGTCGCCGGTGACGCGCGCTCGCATCGCGAGGCGCGCGTCAATCCCTTGATCACGGCGATCGCCATATCCCTGTTCGTGCGCTGGCTGGGCTTCTTCGCCGCCAGCAAGGCGGATGAGATCCCGCAATACGCCTATATGGTCTATGGCGTGCCGATCGTGGCTTCCGCCGTTGCCATCTGGTTCATCGTGTCGAACCGCACCATGGAACTGCCGGTGGCCTGGGCGGACTGGATGACGAACCTGGCCAGCCGCTTCGGTGACGGCTGGAACGCCCTCAAGCTGCGTTGGTCGCGGCGCGGCACCTCAGGTCAGGGGGTCGGCTGA
- a CDS encoding transcriptional regulator, with protein MSADDIIHQSTRLRIMAILNALERREALEFTQLKIMVEATDGNLGAHLDTLARAGYVDIEKLFVGRRPQTRVKATTIGRRAFRGHIAFLRKIIDQAEATRRGK; from the coding sequence ATGAGCGCCGACGACATCATCCACCAGAGTACGCGACTCAGGATCATGGCCATCCTCAACGCGCTGGAAAGGCGCGAGGCACTGGAGTTCACCCAGTTGAAGATCATGGTCGAAGCCACCGACGGAAATCTCGGGGCACACCTCGATACGCTGGCCAGGGCGGGCTATGTCGATATTGAAAAGCTTTTCGTCGGTCGACGGCCGCAGACACGGGTCAAGGCAACAACGATCGGGCGGCGGGCCTTTCGCGGCCACATAGCCTTCCTTCGCAAGATCATCGATCAGGCGGAGGCAACGCGGCGCGGCAAATAG
- a CDS encoding DMT family transporter translates to MSPLVVGLALFAAILHASWNAFLRTGADRLWTVTVMSFSSTALAIPLAVFNGFPATSALPYVGLSACLQVGYSVFLVAAYRYGELGQVYPIVRGSVPLLVTLGGLLLAGQQLTVLETVGVALVGGGIMGLSLGRGRAATTSILYALATGAIIAAYATVDAIGVRAAGNVGAYTAWVLLAYGVLLPATFVASRGRLAFDPRAPETWKALGGGLFSLLAYGVVVTAFALGPAGPITAIRETSVVFAAFIGRLLLGETLTPRRVGACAVVVLGAICLGYQP, encoded by the coding sequence ATGAGCCCGCTGGTCGTCGGGCTCGCGCTATTCGCGGCGATCCTGCACGCAAGCTGGAACGCTTTCCTGCGAACGGGCGCCGACAGATTGTGGACCGTCACCGTGATGAGCTTCTCCAGCACGGCGCTGGCCATTCCCCTTGCCGTCTTCAACGGTTTTCCCGCCACATCAGCCTTGCCCTATGTCGGGCTCTCGGCCTGCCTGCAGGTCGGCTACAGCGTGTTTCTGGTGGCCGCCTACAGATATGGCGAATTGGGACAGGTCTACCCGATTGTTCGCGGCAGCGTGCCTCTGCTCGTCACCCTTGGCGGCCTCCTGCTGGCCGGCCAGCAGCTCACCGTTCTGGAGACCGTCGGCGTTGCCCTGGTCGGTGGCGGCATCATGGGTCTTTCGCTCGGACGAGGAAGAGCCGCCACGACATCGATCCTCTATGCGCTGGCGACGGGAGCAATCATCGCCGCCTATGCGACTGTCGATGCAATCGGCGTTCGCGCGGCGGGCAATGTCGGCGCCTACACCGCCTGGGTCCTGCTGGCCTATGGCGTATTGCTGCCGGCGACCTTCGTCGCCAGTCGTGGCCGGCTTGCTTTCGACCCGCGGGCGCCGGAAACCTGGAAGGCACTTGGCGGCGGCCTGTTCTCGCTTCTGGCCTATGGCGTCGTGGTGACGGCCTTCGCGCTCGGACCTGCCGGTCCGATCACCGCGATCCGCGAGACCAGTGTCGTCTTTGCGGCTTTCATCGGCCGGCTGTTGCTCGGCGAGACGCTGACGCCCCGGCGGGTCGGCGCCTGCGCCGTCGTGGTGCTCGGCGCCATCTGCCTGGGCTATCAGCCGTGA
- a CDS encoding carboxymuconolactone decarboxylase family protein has product MFDYRILSSVPSSICRTFLLAATGCALTLAAAPAHADDYDATLKDIQSTMGGVPSFVKQFPKAGLPGAWAEVKAIELSDKTALPPKVKSLISLAVAAQIPCSYCIWEDTQDAKRAGATDEEIQEAVTMAALTRHWSTIFNGMQVDFETFKKEMGGQ; this is encoded by the coding sequence ATGTTCGATTATCGCATTCTTTCATCCGTGCCTTCTTCCATCTGCCGGACCTTCCTGCTCGCCGCTACCGGCTGTGCACTCACGCTGGCCGCGGCACCTGCTCATGCCGACGACTATGATGCGACCCTCAAGGATATCCAGTCGACCATGGGTGGCGTACCGAGCTTTGTGAAGCAGTTTCCCAAAGCCGGTCTGCCCGGTGCCTGGGCCGAGGTCAAGGCCATCGAACTCAGCGACAAGACGGCACTGCCGCCAAAGGTCAAGTCGCTGATCTCGCTGGCGGTGGCGGCGCAGATCCCGTGCAGCTATTGCATCTGGGAGGACACGCAGGACGCCAAGCGCGCCGGCGCCACCGACGAGGAGATCCAGGAAGCCGTGACAATGGCTGCGTTGACCCGCCACTGGAGCACCATCTTCAATGGCATGCAGGTCGATTTCGAAACGTTCAAGAAGGAAATGGGCGGGCAATAA
- a CDS encoding TetR/AcrR family transcriptional regulator — translation MTPPPVSDKRQHVVETAYALFKRAGFHATGIDRIIAEADVAKMTMYRHFPSKDELIVAVLDYRARRFDDQLDQLARESMTPEQKIARIFDWHGRWFRSPDFHGCLFAHALAEFGDPRHAVFKAVARQKDGFRQRMRSMLAQVMPRGRAENVAATLLMLIEGATLMAQMGQADTALREARKAALDIVAASRRPQ, via the coding sequence ATGACACCGCCGCCTGTCTCCGACAAACGCCAGCACGTCGTCGAAACCGCTTATGCGCTGTTCAAGCGTGCCGGCTTCCATGCCACCGGGATCGACCGGATCATCGCCGAAGCCGATGTGGCCAAGATGACGATGTATCGCCATTTCCCCAGCAAGGATGAGTTGATCGTCGCCGTGCTCGACTACCGCGCCAGGCGCTTTGACGATCAGCTCGACCAGCTTGCGCGGGAGAGCATGACGCCGGAGCAGAAGATCGCCAGGATTTTCGACTGGCATGGCCGCTGGTTCCGCAGCCCGGATTTCCACGGCTGCCTCTTCGCGCATGCGCTGGCCGAGTTCGGCGATCCGCGGCATGCCGTATTCAAGGCCGTCGCCAGGCAGAAGGACGGCTTCAGGCAGCGCATGCGATCGATGCTCGCGCAGGTGATGCCGCGCGGGCGCGCCGAAAACGTGGCGGCAACCTTGTTGATGCTGATCGAAGGGGCCACCCTGATGGCGCAGATGGGGCAGGCGGATACCGCCCTTCGTGAAGCCCGCAAGGCCGCCCTGGATATCGTCGCCGCCTCGCGCAGGCCGCAATGA
- a CDS encoding 23S rRNA (adenine(2030)-N(6))-methyltransferase RlmJ → MNYRHAYHAGNFADVVKHVVLTRLLDYLKQKDKAFRVVDTHAGIGRYDLSSLEAQKTGEWQGGIGRLIDASFDARAGALLAPYLEAVRSLNSGNGVKKYPGSPMLARHLLRKQDRLSAIELHPKDAAKLKAEFAGDFQVRVMELDGWLALGAHLPPKEKRGLVLIDPPFEEEGEFGRLVDGLIRAHKRWPGGIYALWYPIKDRKAIIAFRKALKQSGIPKILDIEFEIRPASSEPSLDGSGMVVVNPPFTLEAELRTVLPALHKLLAVEKPAHWSVEWLAGEQAGTA, encoded by the coding sequence GTGAACTATCGCCACGCCTACCACGCCGGAAATTTCGCCGATGTCGTCAAGCATGTCGTGCTGACGCGTCTGCTCGACTATCTCAAGCAGAAGGACAAGGCTTTTCGCGTCGTCGACACCCATGCCGGCATTGGCCGCTACGATCTGTCGTCGCTCGAGGCGCAGAAGACCGGCGAATGGCAAGGTGGCATCGGCAGGCTGATCGATGCCTCGTTCGACGCCAGGGCGGGCGCGCTGCTGGCGCCCTATCTGGAGGCTGTGCGGTCGCTCAATTCCGGGAACGGCGTGAAGAAATATCCGGGTTCGCCGATGCTGGCGCGCCATCTTCTGCGCAAGCAGGACCGGTTGTCGGCGATCGAACTGCACCCGAAAGACGCCGCCAAGCTGAAGGCGGAATTCGCTGGCGACTTCCAGGTGAGGGTGATGGAACTCGATGGCTGGCTGGCGCTCGGCGCGCATCTGCCGCCGAAGGAGAAGCGCGGCCTGGTCCTCATCGATCCGCCATTCGAGGAGGAGGGCGAGTTCGGCCGCCTGGTCGACGGGCTCATAAGGGCGCACAAGCGCTGGCCCGGCGGCATTTACGCGCTGTGGTATCCGATCAAGGATCGCAAGGCGATCATCGCCTTCAGGAAGGCGCTGAAGCAATCCGGCATCCCGAAAATCCTCGACATAGAGTTCGAGATCCGACCGGCCTCTTCCGAACCCAGCCTTGATGGCAGCGGCATGGTGGTGGTCAATCCGCCCTTCACGCTGGAAGCCGAATTGCGGACCGTGTTGCCGGCACTGCACAAATTGCTCGCGGTGGAAAAGCCGGCGCACTGGTCGGTGGAATGGCTGGCCGGGGAGCAGGCGGGAACGGCTTGA